A single region of the Silene latifolia isolate original U9 population chromosome 8, ASM4854445v1, whole genome shotgun sequence genome encodes:
- the LOC141597054 gene encoding protein CDI-like — translation MGSTDLGSIAANPNLLNPQKLINDSSIQNNGTLIPFKIFIGYDPKEDIAYEVCKYSLLKRSSIPLEIYPIKQCELRQKGLYWRERGKLESTEFSFTRFLTPHLANFEGWAMFVDCDFLYLSDFKDLVGLIDDKYAIMCVQHDYAPKETTKMDGAVQTVYPRKNWSSMVLYNCGHVKNKVLTPEIVNTQTGAYLHRFQWLEDHEIGEIPFVWNFLVGHNRVVEGKPDTVPKAIHYTLGGPWFDAWKECEFGDLWLKELEEYQNQKDKMEKN, via the coding sequence ATGGGATCAACAGATTTGGGTTCAATTGCAGCAAACCCTAATTTGCTAAATCCCCAAAAATTAATCAATGATTCATCAATTCAAAACAATGGAACCCTAATTCCATTCAAGATCTTTATTGGGTATGACCCAAAAGAAGACATTGCATATGAAGTATGCAAGTATTCACTTTTGAAGAGATCTTCAATCCCTTTAGAAATATACCCAATTAAACAATGTGAATTAAGGCAAAAGGGTTTGTATTGGAGAGAAAGGGGGAAATTAGAGAGCACTGAATTTTCATTTACCAGATTTCTTACACCACATTTGGCTAATTTTGAGGGTTGGGCAATGTTTGTCGATTGCGATTTCTTGTATTTGAGTGATTTTAAggatttggttggtttgattgaTGATAAGTATGCAATTATGTGTGTGCAACATGATTATGCACCTAAAGAGACCACTAAGATGGACGGGGCGGTCCAGACGGTTTATCCTAGGAAGAATTGGTCTTCAATGGTGTTGTATAATTGTGGGCATGTTAAGAATAAGGTTTTGACTCCTGAGATTGTGAATACACAGACCGGGGCGTATTTGCATCGGTTTCAGTGGTTGGAAGATCATGAGATTGGGGAGATTCCCTTTGTTTGGAACTTTCTTGTTGGACATAATCGGGTTGTTGAGGGTAAGCCTGATACTGTCCCTAAGGCGATTCATTATACACTCGGTGGACCTTGGTTTGATGCTTGGAAGGAATGTGAGTTTGGTGATTTGTGGTTGAAGGAATTGGAGGAGTATCAGAACCAGAAAGACAAGATGGAGAAGAATTAA